One Antedon mediterranea chromosome 1, ecAntMedi1.1, whole genome shotgun sequence genomic window, TCTATAGATAatagaaagatagatagatttaGATAGATAATAGACTGCTGTCTATAAAAAGATTTGAGATTTCGTTTTATTCATCCAGTGGAGATTTTGCTTAAAATAATTCATCCAGTGGagattttgctttaaatttgcTTTCGTTGTTGCTGATATGGAATACTTATAATCGGTTAATCCTCGTTGGTACTCTCTTTCGGAGAGCAGGATCTCTTTCGGAGATCCGGGTCTCTTCTGAGACCCAGCGGATTAATTCTTCAAAACTctgcaataaaagagaaagaaaaattattaataatgttatatattttttctaccCCATGACTTATAAGAGAAAATTCTTGCATAGTATTAGTAGGCATGCTCAAGCAGCATAATTGTAATACGCATGATATAATCATTCACTTCACAATCTTTGTGCGAGTTAATCGCTTAATTAAACTCATTAGTAGTTAGAGATGATAGATCAAAGAAACATACTATGTTGTGAGTCATAACTTGAAAATAATGTAGTCCAAACTATATGATTCTAGTTGGTATCTTTTACATaacccaattttttttataggttaaaataaactacaaaaactaatgtattttttttaataaggcCCTGTCATAGGTATCATGTAAAATGAATAATGATTAATCGGCAGCACACGTGACTCATAATacacaaaatactgtataacacaTTTCATGGTAGCTGTAGTAGATTTTACCGATTTTAAATGATGTAAactttattttgcatttttaacaatttgtaatgtatttgttttatcaCATCTTGATATTAACTGTATCAAGGGGTGTAattgcttcttaatcaatgtctgaaaaattaataaatttcctcaaaatgactttgggtatgagacgGCTGATTAGGGCCTACATGTAgtctcaatgctaatttcatttaatattcacaaacaataaaatctgaattatgtaaatgtttcataatagaaaatgcctacaaaataacaggcaacagttcacaaagtaaggaaaatatgttttctccgtttaacagataatctactaatactcacagctgtagctgacactgtaggcctatgttttctacaatctaaaaaatacaagtaaaaacattaataatggcaataaacaacataaaaactttttccaaatcaacatgcttcttaatcaatgtctgaaaaattaagaaatttcctcaaaatgactttgggtatgggccggctgattaCATGTGgtctcaatgctaatttcatttaatattttaatcacaaacaataaaatctgaattatgtaaatgtttcataatagaaaataatgcctaaaaaataaaaggcaACAGTTCACTCCCAATCATGAGGCCATTAATCATctctacaaattatttattttaatttatgtacactACTTACGATATTCTAGAGATTATGaagtaaaaacaatgttattacACTATTGTTTATCTCTTCCAACAGCTACAAGACAAAAATatattctataaaatatattataaaaatcaaTACAAATTGTGATCAAAACAGCCACAACATTTGGGCGCTAGTTCTgtttcgcacctgtcatttatttcgattcaaaatttgtttagtaactttatcgtgagtaccacaccttagaattaggcctcaaataCTTTTatgaaggagatcacacaaaaagtaaaaaataaatcctttaaattgatgaatttacagacgtgtttctcgcccatcggttcgtgaatttcgcatagGCCtacgccatgttcaatgttgttgtgtctatggagcgccaattcacattggcaaaatatattaaaattgaacgtaattttcactaataaatgcattaaatatacgcattaTAATAATTGAGTTTTCAGctctctattatgattgctcttttggcactccatagaaacaacaacattgaacgcAAAATTCACTAACCGATGTGCGATaactgtaaattcatcaattaaaaaaatgtatttgttactttttgtgtgatcttcttcgtaaaagtatttttgcgGCCTAATTATAAgttgtggtactcacgataaagttactaggcctaaacaaattttgagtcgaaataaatgacaggtgcgaaacggaactagcgccaacATTTGTAACAATGAGATAAGACAGGTGCGAAAGGGAACTACGCTGACCTACACTACTACTAGGACTACTAGACTGACCTACAACATGCTATAATTGTAAGCTCATTCAACGAGTCGTTGTTTCTTCTCTTTAATTAAGAACttataaactaaaaactaaagttaatatatatatccaaggtgcaaaaggaaactagcacCGTTTAGTCCTACTAAaaacaggctaggcctaggtacacTGTGTAGTAGACCTATTTGTTCATATTTAACATACACATCAGGCCATACACGATTGTCGTGCTGCTCCGGAAGCCATCGGGCAGAAAAACTTCACGACGTTTGTCATCTCTCAAACTACAGCCTTCCCGTATGGTGTATAGCACACTAAACACATGCCTCTATAtcattaggcctagctagcctagagGGTAAGTAGAAATTACAAAACAACTACAAATTAAACAATCCACATAATTTCTTACCTATTTCTAAACAAACTTGAGTTTGTTATCAAGTTTGTTATTTCTTAATATTCGTTATATATCAAATAgtatttgtaatacagtattatcaaaGTTATTAATATAGttttcttgtatcttgtatcagAACGACTCTGTACAAACCAACATGGAGTTATCAACACATGAAGTATGGCATGCAATCCTCGCCAAAATTACCAATATGTAACGAATAAAGGAAATTAGTTGTGCATcgcgtatctctaaaacgtgtaaacataacatttcataactttgacagcatatgggcatttacgtgaagttgtgcacctcctatttttaaATGActtcagagttgcgcaacatgacttacgcacGTTTTTACGAaattcgcgtatttaacatagatcgaaaaccattataacaatttaaagtttaatttatatcttgcgctaactgactatggaaaaatggcatgtttcacgcgaagttacgcgcgcacgtgcGTTTAAAATCTAAAAACGCAAAAAATctatttctaatcaattttctacgcgtttcatgtcattttaaacttataaaaattcccacgcgcgcgtagcgttatttttgttttctagccttttctaataattttaccaattttaaaacaatttcgacttaatatcacgtcatacgagcacgtagaatttgacaatttgcgcgcgtttttgatgaaaaagttcaaaaattcgtcaaaattatgctttttttaaacagtcataaattctaaactacacggtcaactttttgtggatgacatattctggaagttgatgagttgtaaatatcggatcatgcatcaatatggctaaccggacattttaacgtcatcgtatggccactcgaatataaaatataggatttttgtctctttcgcatagctcatcacatttaatagagcgcatctccacttatccgtattccatttccccccattttgttatattgtctaggccaatcaattttctttcgcataatctaccattttttaaattgtgatgacgtcatcatgtccaaaagcgtcaataacttgggtcccttattttcacctattctgcactgtatgtagtacgtatacagaatatagtgtataccgtatatactttgacgtgacacaaaatagagagcgcactaacattatttcaatggcataatcgtttttctgcgcgcaatattctaacgtatgacgtgcacgtggcgtttgcgctgcggataacctaactcgtccgaagtgacgagttcaagtcTAGTTTAATATAATCATTGTGTACTACAAAACTTTTCAGAGACTGACTGAGTCAAGGTGTTTTTTAGACTCAGCCTTGCTAGTGTCTCAAGTGGAAAAAGGTTTACATTATGAGGTTTGTacactttttagtattattaatattatatttaatcttaattgtgtattttttcaaataaaagagtttttaaatataattttgtataaaaCACAACTTTCTGTGcaattataatttgtttccattataaaatatttatgatttaacAAATGTTAGtttatggttttattttttagacTAATGAACAGACCAGCTGAACATGGCAGAATGTATGAGCcaacaaatattgaaaatatatttaacatCATTACACATGGGGTAAGAATGATTAATATGGTTATTCTACTTATGCCTTTTCACACCTAAACAAATTTAGAGTTAGCTAAGACCTCAATTTTAACCATTACTTATTAAATTGGCAATCatgaaaattgcatcatatAGGTGATGATAGTATGTTTagaaatgattgattgatttttaaagTTGTTTATATCAGCTGTTGCCTTTTCACTTTTTTCCGAAGGCTTTTCCAACTTTTGTCAGtccttgattgattgattaaaaagTGATTAAgacataaaaaaatcaaaataaacttgaGTTTGAtgaaaattgtttatataatgtagtTATGGATTCTGCCAAGTTGTCTTGGATGCGTATACATGTTACATCAGTCAACCAGCGTTCAACACCAAATCAGCGCTGTCATTTATGGCTTAGCTCTCATCTGTCTGTTTAGTGTTTCAACACTGTTTCACCTTGTAGCATGGAGTGGAAAAAAAGGGTATGAAAAGGATTCTACGATATTATTGATTATCTACTCGTACACAAAAACCAATCCGCTATTTATCAATTCTATGGACACTGATATTTACTAATTTCATATTTTGGTATtcacataattcagatttttttGGTCCTTGCTGAAATTCATGACAGGCACAATCGCTCCTTCTATTCACAAGTTTCCGCTTTTTGGGTTTAGCCGctcttatttataattatttaataataataaaaatactatcACTACACCGATTGCTTTCTAAGTGTGAGCAGTAGGGCCTACAGTAATGATGGCATTATTGATATTTCCATGTGATTCTAAttatgctttattttttttatatttttatcaaatttccctgtgttatcatttttttactaattaatttttatttccttttagTGCTCTACATTTTTATCTGCATGTCAGTGACAGAGCCGTTATCTACTTATTCATTGCCTCCTCATATACACCTTGGTAAGTTACTTCCCTACCACCGttctctaaagcgtggttcccactagcgacgcaacacaaggacataacgcaacgcaagtgaattgaccaatcacaagcgatgacttattcgcttgtgattgctaactgtctataacttcacttgtcattggttaaaacggttgcgttgcgtttacgtccttgcgttacgttctagtgggaaccaagcttaagaattTACCTTATACATGTTTGCTTCCTCAACTGTACCTTAACatacattaagctctgtctacactatcaaactttatgtgtcaaaaaaatgcgatgtgcccatatatggacaggttgatgtcatatcagtaccatatttaggcatattacaaccatatttgggcatttcacacctttttttggtcaaactttACACAACTCTTTTACATGTTCTTTAAAATTGGCATCATTCCCCTTTTCAGCACGCATTATATTTTTAGTAAGGCCATGGTTTCTTTGTTCAGCACTGTCAAGTGGTTTGATAAATTGGTTTCAATGATATAATAGATTTGTTTATACTTTAGGCTATTGCTTCGTGACATGGGGCCGGCAGGAGAGCAGATGCGCTGGTTTATCTGGGTTATGGCAATTCTTGGAATttcatataattattgtttttatgaaaaGTAAGTGTAAATACTTTAGAAGTTTTATCTAACACATGTCTTAAATACTATACTTATGTTTATGATAAAgcctaaaaaaatgttatattgaaaaaaaatcttGGGTCagctttattttaaattgaacatataggcctagtataaaaGTTATTGAACATATGATGTACAAATTACATTAACTTTTCTATAGCGTcctctattttttaattttagggTTTTTGCCCAGTAGGTTGTAGCAAAACATAacacaaaataaactgttaaaaaaGAGGAGgagaaaaaaaaggaaaaaacgGAATGGACacggttttttaaattttgggtAGCATAACAATAGGTTTAGGTTCAATAACATTTCCTATCTTAACATGTTGTTTGATATCATTGCATACCATTTGTCTTCTgcttgaatatttatttttctaattcTAACCATTTGGCTTGTTTATAGATTTAAGAGGCTTGAAACGTGTTTCTACTTTGTAATTGGTTTTTTGCCtttcatttacattattatgACAACATCATtggtaagttttattttatttttttaccagCAGTCCAACCGTGTCTGATTCATTGAAAATTTTCACTGCACTTCACCAAATTTAGTAACCTTTAtcaaatataatgtttttttacttttcagTCTAAAATCAACACAGATGGTTTATTTCGAATGGCAGTTGGTGGGTTTATCTACGTTACAGGCGTCTTATTCTTTAAGAGTGATGGTAAGATTCCGTTTGCCCATGCTATCTGGCATCTGTTTGTCGCTGGTGGCGCTTATGCTCATTACTCCGCAGTCGCTACCTACTTATACGCTGAAAACTCACCTGACATTGAGTGATTAGATttgtcaatgttttttttaatacttaaaATTTAATCACAAACCATTGTTGTCTatttgtgcctagcttacctggataaactaaTATTGGCCTATTTCTGTCCGAGAAGAACACTCCTCGAGTACATCAAAATGGTTGGGTTGCTCACACTTTATAAAGTATACCATTGTCTGATAGGGGGATTCAATGTATTTGAGTTATAGCACTCTTCCCTGAGAGAAATAGGCCATGTCggtaaaatttataaattgcaTCAATTAGAATAAAGTTGTATATAattcattttgtaataaatagatttaaacactattttaaaaattcaattcaaagatAACAAGAATACTTTTTAACCTGGAgaaattgcaatattatattgtatttaatttaaattattatttattttaatagttaCGTACAATCATCTAATAGTGACActctttataataaaattatcgTAGATactatttttacatttaaatgtgAGGctgtacatgtactgtatatagaatCTTGCATTGTTGTGTTGAAAAGATGTCGCaacaataatttgtttacaatcaTGGCCAGATGTTTTGGTATCTTTGGCGTGCCATAGTATAATAATCATCATTTAtgtattcatgttttttttctcagtAGATTTATTGTTAATACATCTATTATATAGAAACCATTTCAACCCTACTAGATTGTAACTTACCTAATATCTTTGGACATTGTGGCACATAAGGCTGCTAGGTTGTAACTTACCTAATATCTTTGGACATTGTGGCACATAAAGCTGCTAGGTTGTAACTTACCTAATATCTTTGGACATTGTGGCACATAAAGCTGCTAGGTTGTAACTTACCTAATATCTTTGGACATTGTGGCACATAAGGCTGCTAGGTTGTAACTTACCTAATATCTTTGGACATTGTGGCACATAAGGCTGCTAGGTTGTAACTTACCTAATATCTTTGGACATTGTGGCACATAAGGCTGCTAGGTTGTAACTTACCTAATATCTTTGGACATTGTGGCACATAAGGCTGCTAGGTTGTAACTTACCTAATATCTTTGGACATTGTGGCACATAAGGCTGCTAGGTTGTAACTTACCTAATATCTTTGGACATTGTGGCACATAAGGCTGCTAGGTTGTAACTTACCTAATATCTTTGGACATTGTGGCACATAAGGCTGCTAGGTTGTAACTTACCTAATATCTTTGGACATTGTGGCACATAAGGCTGCTAGGTTGTAACTTACCTAATATCTTTGGACATTGTGGCACATAAGGCTGCTAGGTTGTAACTTACCTAATATCTTTGGACATTGTGGCACATAAGGCTGCTAGGTTGTAACTTACCTAATATCTTTGGACATTGTGGCACATAAGGCTGCTAGGTTGTAACTTACCTAATATCTTTGGACATTGTGGCACATAAGGCTGCTAGGTTGTAACTTACCTAATATCTTTGGACATTGTGGCACATAAGGCTGCTAGGTTGTAACTTACCTAATATCTTTGGACATTGTGGCACATAAAGCTGCTAGGTTGTAACTTACCTAATATCTTTGGACATTGTGGCACATAAAGCTGCTAGGTTGTAACTTACCTAATATCTTTGGACATTGTGGCACATAAAGCTGCTAGGTTGTAACTTACCTAATATCTTTGGACATTGTGGCACATAAAGCTGCTAGGTTGTAACTTACCTAATATCTTTGGACATTGTGGCACATAAGGCTGCTAGGTTGTAACTTACCTAATATCTTTGGACATTGTGGCACATAAGGCTGCTAGGTTGTAACTTACCTAATATCTTTGGACATTGTGGCACATAAGGCTGCTAGGTTGTAACTTACCTAATATCTTTGGACATTGTGGCACATAACCCTCTAGATTGTAACTTACCTAATATCTTTGGACATTGTGGCACATAAGGCTGCTAGGTTGTAACTTACCTAATATCTTTGGACATTGTGGCACATAAGGCTGCTAGGTTGTAACTTACCTAATATCTTTGGACATTGTGGCACATAAGGCTGCTAGGTTGTAACTTACCTAATATCTTTGGACATTGTGGCACATAACCCTCTAGATTGTAACTTACCTAATATCTTTGGACATTGTGGCACATAAGGCTGCTAGGTTGTAACTTACCTAATATCTTTGGACATTGTGGCACATAAGGCTGCTAGGTTGTAACTTACCTAATATCTTTGGACATTGTGCCACATAAGGCTGCTAGGTTGTAACTTACCTAATATCTTTGGACATTGTGGCACATAACCCTCTAGATTGTAACTTACCTAATATCTTTGGACATTGTGGCACATAAGGCTGCTAGGTTGTAACTTACCTAATATCTTTGGACATTGTGGCACATAAGGCTGCTAGGTTGTAACTTACCTAATATCTTTGGACATTGTGGCAGCACATAAGGCTGCTAGATTGTAACTAATGCAAACAACTATATATAGATTTATATTACATACTTacatactataataataaataagatgAAATTAAGTAACTTGTTTCTAAGGGAAGGGCTGGCTTGGCAACCAAGTTTGTTGGGGGACCAATTTAGAAGTTTGAGAAGAAGCTAACTGGGAAACTAGCTGATTTGAATaaagttttttattttctaatgtATTCTATCTATATTATTAAAATCCTTA contains:
- the LOC140063180 gene encoding monocyte to macrophage differentiation factor 2-like; amino-acid sequence: MRLMNRPAEHGRMYEPTNIENIFNIITHGLWILPSCLGCVYMLHQSTSVQHQISAVIYGLALICLFSVSTLFHLVAWSGKKGALHFYLHVSDRAVIYLFIASSYTPWLLLRDMGPAGEQMRWFIWVMAILGISYNYCFYEKFKRLETCFYFVIGFLPFIYIIMTTSLSKINTDGLFRMAVGGFIYVTGVLFFKSDGKIPFAHAIWHLFVAGGAYAHYSAVATYLYAENSPDIE